The proteins below are encoded in one region of Effusibacillus dendaii:
- the flgC gene encoding flagellar basal body rod protein FlgC produces MGLFDGINISASGLTAQRLRMDVIANNIANAESTRSVDDPARPYQREQVIFEAVQPGTNFASVLQNQLQAPGQGVRVAAVQKDEETPYKLVYDPKHPDAVKDPTDPMYGYVKMPNVDVTTEMVDMISASRSYEANVTAVNASKAIAMRALEIGK; encoded by the coding sequence ATGGGGTTGTTTGATGGCATTAATATCAGCGCATCCGGTTTGACCGCACAGAGGTTGCGGATGGACGTGATTGCAAACAACATTGCGAATGCGGAGTCTACCCGTTCGGTGGATGACCCTGCGCGTCCTTACCAAAGAGAGCAGGTAATCTTCGAGGCTGTTCAGCCGGGAACGAATTTTGCGTCAGTGCTGCAAAATCAGTTGCAAGCTCCGGGTCAGGGGGTTCGCGTTGCGGCCGTTCAAAAGGATGAAGAAACGCCTTACAAGTTGGTTTACGATCCGAAACATCCGGATGCTGTTAAGGATCCGACGGATCCGATGTACGGGTATGTGAAAATGCCGAATGTAGATGTTACAACCGAAATGGTGGATATGATTTCGGCGTCGCGTTCTTATGAGGCGAACGTGACAGCGGTAAATGCCTCAAAAGCGATTGCGATGCGGGCGTTAGAAATTGGGAAATAG
- the flgB gene encoding flagellar basal body rod protein FlgB: MSFFDTKSMQIYERSLDAASLRQKVLANNIANIDTPNFKRSDVSFDDVLLDYLNGASALPGMITNPRHIPIGVQSFSQIQPEIVVENSTTVNNNGNNVDVDSEMTQLAVNQIKYNLLVQELNGHLSRLRTAIQGGR, from the coding sequence GTGAGTTTTTTTGATACAAAATCCATGCAGATTTATGAGCGGTCCTTGGATGCCGCAAGTTTGCGCCAGAAAGTGTTGGCCAATAACATCGCCAACATTGATACCCCCAATTTTAAACGGAGCGATGTATCGTTTGACGATGTTTTGCTGGACTATTTAAACGGTGCTTCCGCGTTGCCCGGAATGATCACAAATCCTCGCCACATTCCGATCGGAGTCCAATCCTTCAGTCAGATTCAACCGGAGATTGTTGTGGAGAATTCGACAACGGTGAACAACAATGGCAACAATGTGGATGTTGACTCGGAAATGACTCAACTTGCTGTCAACCAGATCAAGTATAACTTGCTGGTTCAAGAGTTAAACGGCCATCTGTCGAGATTGCGGACCGCTATTCAAGGAGGGCGTTAA
- the fliE gene encoding flagellar hook-basal body complex protein FliE, whose product MMNPVSNMFPVMAGTSDNKPSATENSFSKVLGDALNKVADLETESANIGEQLAAGQGPDLHTAMIAGEKASLAVQLTVQVRNRAVEAYQEIMRMQM is encoded by the coding sequence ATGATGAATCCGGTGTCAAACATGTTTCCGGTGATGGCTGGAACATCTGATAATAAACCGTCTGCAACAGAAAACTCTTTTTCGAAAGTGTTAGGCGACGCGTTAAACAAAGTGGCCGATTTGGAAACGGAATCGGCGAATATCGGGGAGCAATTGGCTGCCGGACAAGGGCCTGATTTGCATACGGCCATGATTGCCGGTGAAAAAGCGTCGCTAGCCGTTCAACTGACCGTCCAGGTTCGTAACCGGGCGGTGGAAGCGTATCAAGAAATCATGCGCATGCAGATGTAA
- the hslV gene encoding ATP-dependent protease subunit HslV, which yields MHIRARNGGVLVGSEFHATTIFAIQKDGQSAMAGDGQVTFGNSMVMKNGAKKVRRLYRGEVVAGFAGSVADAFTLYEKFETKLEEYHGNLQRAAVELAKEWRSDKILHKLEAMLIVMNKEHLLLISGNGEVIEPDDGILAIGSGGTYALAAGRALARHSSLSAKEIAEQALNIAAEICVFTNSNIVVEEIR from the coding sequence ATGCACATCCGCGCGCGTAATGGAGGGGTTCTAGTGGGCAGCGAGTTTCATGCGACAACCATATTCGCCATTCAGAAAGACGGACAATCGGCGATGGCCGGTGACGGACAAGTTACGTTTGGCAACAGTATGGTAATGAAAAACGGAGCGAAAAAAGTGAGGCGTCTCTACCGGGGGGAAGTAGTGGCCGGTTTTGCCGGTTCGGTGGCGGACGCTTTTACACTGTATGAAAAATTCGAAACGAAACTGGAGGAGTATCACGGCAATCTGCAGCGGGCGGCCGTAGAATTGGCAAAGGAATGGCGTTCCGACAAAATTCTCCACAAGCTGGAAGCCATGCTGATTGTCATGAACAAGGAACATCTGCTGTTGATTTCCGGAAATGGGGAAGTGATTGAACCGGATGACGGCATTCTTGCGATTGGTTCCGGAGGTACGTATGCGCTGGCGGCAGGCCGTGCGCTCGCCAGACATTCCTCTTTATCGGCTAAAGAAATTGCCGAACAGGCATTGAACATTGCGGCTGAAATTTGTGTATTCACCAACTCGAACATTGTAGTGGAAGAGATCCGATAA
- the hslU gene encoding ATP-dependent protease ATPase subunit HslU: protein MQKNLTPKQIVAELDRYIVGQKEAKKMVAVALRNRYRRSLLPEEMRDEVTPKNILMIGPTGVGKTEIARRLAKLVGAPFVKVEATKFTEVGYVGRDVEAMVRDLVETAIRIVKEEKMANVEDRARQMAEERLVHMIVPSPAKENQFKNPFEMLFQGGGQQKQQDAEEPDHIKARRRDIRAALARGDLEETIVEVEVEDSSPAMLDLLGGGGNQEIGMNIQEMLGNFMPKRRKKRKLPVKDARKILIQEEAQKLIDMDEVTQDAINRAEQSGILFIDEIDKIAGKDHRGPDVSREGVQRDILPIVEGSTVMTKYGPVKTDHVLFIGAGAFHISKPSDLIPELQGRFPIRVELQSLTADDFRRILTEPQNALSKQYIALLKTEGVEVEFTEEAIQKIAELATIVNQQTENIGARRLHTILEKLLEDLSYEAADIGPQKVVITPAYVEEKLSGIVKNRDLSQFIL, encoded by the coding sequence ATGCAAAAGAATCTGACGCCCAAACAGATTGTAGCCGAACTGGACCGCTACATCGTCGGCCAGAAGGAGGCGAAAAAGATGGTAGCGGTGGCGCTTCGCAACCGTTACAGGAGAAGTCTTCTGCCGGAAGAGATGCGGGATGAAGTGACGCCCAAAAACATTTTAATGATCGGTCCGACCGGAGTCGGCAAAACGGAAATTGCAAGACGCCTGGCCAAACTGGTAGGCGCCCCGTTCGTGAAAGTGGAGGCCACCAAATTTACGGAAGTGGGTTATGTGGGGCGCGATGTGGAAGCGATGGTTCGCGATCTTGTGGAAACCGCAATTCGCATCGTCAAAGAGGAAAAAATGGCCAATGTGGAAGACCGTGCCCGCCAAATGGCAGAAGAACGGTTGGTGCATATGATTGTTCCCAGTCCGGCCAAAGAAAACCAATTCAAAAATCCGTTTGAAATGTTGTTTCAGGGAGGCGGTCAGCAGAAGCAACAGGATGCGGAAGAACCGGACCATATTAAGGCTAGGCGGCGCGACATTCGGGCGGCGTTGGCGCGCGGTGATCTGGAAGAAACAATTGTGGAAGTGGAGGTCGAAGATTCTTCGCCTGCGATGTTGGATCTATTGGGAGGCGGCGGAAATCAGGAAATTGGCATGAATATCCAGGAAATGCTCGGCAACTTCATGCCAAAACGGCGCAAAAAGCGCAAACTGCCGGTAAAAGACGCGCGAAAGATTTTGATTCAGGAAGAAGCCCAGAAGCTGATCGATATGGACGAGGTTACGCAGGATGCGATCAACCGGGCGGAACAGTCGGGCATCTTGTTTATCGACGAGATCGACAAGATAGCTGGCAAAGACCACCGGGGTCCTGATGTGTCGCGGGAAGGCGTGCAGCGTGACATCCTGCCAATCGTCGAAGGCTCGACTGTCATGACCAAATATGGGCCTGTCAAAACGGATCATGTTTTGTTTATTGGCGCGGGCGCCTTTCATATTTCCAAACCGTCCGACTTGATCCCCGAGTTGCAGGGCCGATTTCCAATTCGTGTGGAATTGCAAAGTTTGACTGCTGACGATTTCCGTCGTATCTTGACAGAACCGCAAAATGCGCTGTCCAAGCAGTATATCGCGCTTCTCAAAACGGAGGGCGTTGAGGTCGAGTTTACGGAGGAAGCCATCCAAAAAATTGCCGAACTGGCAACCATCGTCAACCAGCAGACGGAAAACATCGGGGCCCGCCGCTTACACACCATTCTTGAAAAGTTGCTGGAAGACCTTTCCTACGAGGCGGCGGACATCGGTCCGCAGAAAGTGGTGATTACACCCGCTTATGTTGAGGAAAAGCTCTCGGGAATCGTCAAGAACCGCGATCTAAGCCAGTTTATTTTGTAA